The following proteins come from a genomic window of Thermoproteus sp.:
- a CDS encoding NDP-sugar synthase, with amino-acid sequence MRALILAGGFGKRLAPLTNELPKPLLPIAGKPILVRQIEWLKSQGISDFILAVGYLRHKVFEALGDGRKLGVRIFYSVEEEPLGTAGALKNAEPYLEDDVFVATNGDIVTNLPIAPLLNALEKADVAIALVPLRSPYGIVEFDESGYVTAFREKPVLEGYFINAGVYAMRRDILKVLPDRGNIEETTFPILAKQRRLKAVLYRDVFWRSIDTMKDLEEVEKLLSDGKP; translated from the coding sequence ATGCGTGCCTTGATACTCGCAGGCGGGTTCGGCAAGAGGCTGGCCCCTCTCACCAATGAGCTTCCTAAGCCTCTACTGCCTATAGCGGGGAAGCCGATATTGGTGAGGCAGATAGAGTGGCTGAAGAGCCAGGGCATATCTGACTTCATATTGGCCGTCGGCTATCTCCGACATAAGGTCTTCGAGGCGCTTGGCGATGGAAGGAAGCTGGGCGTGAGGATATTCTACAGCGTAGAGGAGGAGCCTCTCGGCACGGCCGGAGCCCTCAAGAACGCAGAGCCCTACCTAGAAGACGACGTCTTCGTGGCGACAAATGGAGATATAGTCACAAACCTGCCCATAGCGCCCCTCCTCAACGCCCTCGAGAAGGCCGATGTGGCCATAGCGCTAGTGCCTTTGAGGAGTCCATACGGAATAGTGGAGTTCGACGAGTCGGGCTACGTCACGGCCTTTAGGGAGAAGCCCGTCCTCGAAGGCTATTTCATAAACGCTGGCGTCTACGCCATGAGGCGCGATATCTTGAAGGTCCTGCCGGATAGAGGGAACATAGAGGAGACTACATTTCCGATATTGGCGAAACAGAGGCGCCTCAAGGCGGTCCTCTATAGAGACGTCTTTTGGCGGTCTATCGACACCATGAAGGATTTAGAGGAGGTAGAGAAGTTGTTGAGCGATGGAAAGCCTTGA
- a CDS encoding adenylate kinase family protein, producing the protein MRVLITGTPGVGKTTACRELSRLLGAKCIEVAALLAGRPFTRWDPYSLTYDILDAEAARRVLEGEMTGDYIVDTHVLDLIGDVDYVFVLRKRPDVLFRELKGRGWPLHKVVDNVWSEILDYIYLQAKERWRRIYQIDVTEKSTHQTVDVMVKCIRGFVCPDDEVDWLQYSLETGFLDELEAIANRASLRPSSSPQGT; encoded by the coding sequence TTGAGGGTACTCATAACGGGCACTCCTGGCGTTGGAAAGACCACGGCTTGTAGGGAGCTCTCGAGGCTCCTAGGGGCTAAATGTATAGAGGTCGCCGCCCTGCTTGCCGGCAGGCCCTTCACGAGGTGGGACCCCTATTCCCTCACCTACGACATATTGGACGCAGAGGCGGCTCGGAGGGTCCTAGAGGGAGAGATGACGGGGGATTATATCGTCGACACACATGTATTGGATCTAATAGGAGATGTCGACTATGTCTTCGTGTTGAGGAAGAGGCCAGACGTGCTCTTCAGAGAACTTAAAGGCAGAGGGTGGCCGCTCCATAAAGTCGTCGATAACGTCTGGTCGGAAATTCTCGACTACATATACCTACAGGCTAAAGAGAGATGGAGACGTATATATCAAATAGATGTGACCGAAAAGTCGACCCACCAGACTGTAGACGTCATGGTTAAATGTATTAGGGGGTTTGTATGCCCCGACGACGAGGTCGACTGGCTTCAGTACTCGCTGGAGACTGGCTTCCTAGACGAGCTGGAGGCTATCGCCAATAGGGCCTCTTTGCGGCCGTCTTCCTCTCCACAAGGAACCTAA
- the asnS gene encoding asparagine--tRNA ligase, translating into MAYRQAVSIAEALKSTGSVTVRGWVYRKRELKDKIFIVLRDSTGIIQLVFTRGTDAFNVAQRLNIESSLVATGVLKEEPRAPGGKEIQVQSVNWYYEGKPYPINEDAAQADSEYLLDVRHLWLRSRKMQAVLKIRHTVFGAIHEYFRSRGYYEVQGPMFITAAVEGGATLFKVPYFDDYVYLTQSSQFYLEAFIYSLEKVYTIAPSFRAEPSRTRRHLTEFWHAEAEMAWYHLEDLMRVNEELISHVVSKVLDERAEELKLLGRRTEPLENIKPPFYRVSYDEAIEILRKKGVNINWGDDLGADEERILTLQFDRPIQLYGFPEKVKAFYHRNDPKRPEVTLSVDVLAPEGYGEIIGGGERIYDEGELLSKIERFGLNPKDYQWYIDLRRYGSVPHSGFGLGVDRLVMWIAGLDHIRDAVPFPRDIRRKYP; encoded by the coding sequence ATGGCCTATAGACAGGCCGTAAGCATCGCCGAAGCGCTTAAATCGACAGGCTCGGTTACTGTAAGGGGTTGGGTCTATAGGAAAAGGGAATTGAAAGACAAGATCTTCATCGTTCTTAGAGATTCAACCGGTATAATACAACTAGTCTTCACGCGGGGCACCGATGCGTTTAACGTAGCCCAGAGACTTAACATAGAGTCCTCGCTGGTGGCCACAGGCGTCCTTAAAGAAGAGCCCAGAGCGCCTGGAGGCAAAGAGATACAAGTCCAGTCTGTAAACTGGTACTACGAGGGGAAGCCGTATCCCATAAACGAAGACGCCGCGCAAGCCGATAGCGAATATCTACTGGACGTAAGGCACCTCTGGCTTAGAAGCAGGAAGATGCAAGCTGTCTTGAAGATTAGACATACCGTGTTCGGCGCCATACACGAATATTTCAGGTCTAGAGGCTACTACGAGGTGCAGGGACCTATGTTCATAACCGCGGCGGTGGAGGGCGGCGCTACGCTCTTCAAAGTGCCCTATTTCGACGACTACGTATATTTGACCCAGAGCTCTCAATTCTACCTAGAGGCCTTTATATACAGCCTCGAGAAGGTCTACACCATAGCGCCGAGCTTCAGGGCGGAGCCCTCGCGTACTAGAAGACATTTGACGGAGTTCTGGCACGCAGAGGCCGAAATGGCTTGGTACCACCTCGAAGACTTAATGCGTGTAAACGAGGAGCTCATATCGCATGTAGTGTCTAAAGTACTGGACGAGAGGGCCGAGGAGTTAAAACTCCTCGGGAGGAGGACCGAACCGTTGGAGAACATAAAGCCGCCCTTCTACCGCGTGTCGTACGACGAAGCCATAGAGATTTTGAGGAAAAAAGGCGTCAATATCAACTGGGGCGACGACCTAGGCGCGGACGAGGAGAGAATCCTCACGTTGCAGTTCGACAGGCCGATTCAGCTATATGGATTTCCCGAAAAGGTAAAGGCGTTTTATCACCGCAACGACCCGAAAAGGCCTGAGGTGACTCTGAGCGTAGACGTATTGGCTCCTGAGGGCTACGGCGAAATCATCGGAGGGGGCGAGAGGATATACGACGAGGGAGAGCTGTTGTCGAAAATAGAACGATTTGGCCTTAACCCCAAGGACTACCAGTGGTATATAGACCTACGGCGCTACGGCTCGGTCCCACATTCGGGCTTTGGGCTGGGCGTAGACAGACTGGTCATGTGGATAGCTGGGCTCGACCACATCAGAGATGCAGTTCCCTTCCCGAGAGACATCAGGAGGAAGTACCCTTGA
- a CDS encoding glutamate--tRNA ligase, whose protein sequence is MESLEDIVLKYALINAIKYGGRADPKAVMSKIMAERPDLRPKAREVKSIVDAVVEKVNSMSLEEQRSLLAARWPEALEEKKAEVEKRPGIDALPALPGVEGAKGVVVRFAPNPDFVLHLGSARPAILNYAYKLKYGGKFILRFEDTDPRIKRPLVTEEINAYEAIREDLRWLGVKWDEEYIQSQRMEIYYEYAKKLIELGGAYVDLCKPEEWRKLRNASKACPHRDAPVEKNLELWEKMLRGDFGEGEAVLRVKTDLSHPDPSVRDWVAFRIIDTERTPHPLVGSKYRVWPTYNFAVSIDDHLMGVTHVLRAQEHSVNTTKQSYIFKHFGWKQPVTIHFGRLKIEGGSLSKSKLKALKIKFDDISMPTLSGLRNRGILPEAIWELILSVGIKPSDSTVSLANLFAINRKVLDPRADRYMFVVDPVKLVIDLPSKVVAKLPQHPSFPERGYRTYEMGPGSVSVYVSKKDIELKAFRLMEFVNVKVEKDGDNLYRGVVTGFTIDEARKAKLQIVQWVPEGSPSAVVVKPLAVGKKVEELGLVEAKALEIGIGTAVQFVRYGFVKYIGGNKFVYIHE, encoded by the coding sequence ATGGAAAGCCTTGAGGACATAGTGCTCAAATACGCCTTAATAAACGCAATTAAATACGGAGGGAGGGCCGACCCCAAGGCTGTGATGTCTAAAATAATGGCCGAGAGGCCCGACTTGAGGCCGAAGGCCCGCGAGGTTAAATCCATAGTGGACGCGGTGGTGGAGAAAGTGAACTCCATGAGCCTTGAAGAACAGAGGTCTTTGTTGGCGGCTAGATGGCCGGAGGCCTTGGAGGAAAAGAAGGCAGAGGTAGAGAAGAGGCCCGGCATAGACGCGCTACCCGCTCTTCCGGGTGTGGAGGGCGCCAAGGGTGTAGTTGTGCGCTTTGCTCCAAACCCCGATTTTGTCCTCCATCTGGGTAGCGCGCGGCCGGCCATATTGAACTACGCATATAAGTTGAAGTACGGCGGGAAGTTCATCCTCCGTTTTGAGGACACAGATCCCAGAATAAAAAGGCCGTTGGTCACCGAAGAGATAAACGCATATGAGGCGATAAGAGAGGACTTGAGGTGGTTAGGCGTCAAATGGGACGAGGAGTACATCCAGTCACAACGTATGGAGATATACTACGAATATGCGAAAAAGCTCATAGAGCTCGGCGGGGCCTACGTCGATTTATGTAAGCCCGAAGAGTGGCGCAAGCTAAGAAATGCCAGCAAGGCCTGTCCGCATAGAGACGCCCCAGTGGAGAAGAACCTAGAGCTTTGGGAAAAAATGTTGAGGGGAGACTTCGGCGAGGGCGAGGCCGTGCTTAGAGTTAAAACCGACCTGTCGCATCCCGACCCCAGCGTGAGGGACTGGGTCGCGTTTAGGATTATCGACACTGAGAGGACCCCCCACCCGCTAGTTGGGTCTAAATACAGGGTGTGGCCCACCTACAACTTCGCGGTCTCTATAGACGACCACCTCATGGGCGTGACGCACGTGCTCCGCGCGCAAGAACATAGTGTAAATACGACTAAACAATCCTATATATTCAAACATTTCGGATGGAAACAGCCGGTGACTATCCACTTCGGGAGGCTCAAAATAGAAGGTGGCTCTTTAAGCAAATCTAAACTCAAAGCGCTGAAGATAAAATTCGACGACATATCTATGCCTACCCTCTCGGGTCTGAGGAACCGCGGCATATTGCCTGAGGCCATATGGGAGTTGATATTGAGCGTTGGGATAAAGCCTTCGGACTCCACCGTATCTCTAGCCAACCTCTTCGCCATAAATAGGAAGGTCCTAGACCCCAGAGCCGATAGGTATATGTTCGTCGTGGACCCCGTGAAGTTAGTAATAGACCTCCCCAGCAAAGTCGTGGCCAAATTGCCCCAACATCCGAGCTTCCCCGAACGTGGATATAGGACGTACGAAATGGGCCCCGGCTCCGTCTCGGTATATGTATCCAAAAAGGACATAGAGCTCAAGGCGTTTAGGCTCATGGAGTTCGTCAATGTGAAGGTCGAAAAAGATGGCGATAACCTATATCGAGGGGTCGTGACCGGCTTCACTATAGACGAGGCCCGTAAGGCCAAGTTGCAGATAGTCCAATGGGTACCCGAGGGCTCCCCCTCGGCTGTAGTCGTGAAGCCCCTCGCCGTCGGGAAGAAAGTAGAGGAGCTCGGCCTCGTCGAGGCCAAGGCCCTAGAGATCGGCATAGGGACGGCCGTCCAGTTTGTTAGATACGGCTTCGTGAAGTATATAGGAGGCAATAAGTTCGTCTATATACACGAATGA
- a CDS encoding DUF309 domain-containing protein translates to MAENRYLFIVDNPGIDPAQRAQLLRDLRGVLSVLNLRVASDHIEVVVRSTHVAEAKNKIEEVLGRVREVLDITIEENIGRGDIRRFVDLFNSERFWEAHAEIEPLWRKNGDVALQALILICAAFIKIQEGLPDKFVRLAEEARRLLEEAPPRVGCIDLNRLREDLATSIMSKRPFKIACL, encoded by the coding sequence ATGGCCGAAAATAGGTATTTATTTATAGTCGATAATCCAGGAATTGATCCCGCACAGAGAGCTCAACTTCTACGAGACCTAAGGGGCGTGCTTTCCGTATTGAACCTTAGGGTCGCCTCGGACCACATAGAGGTGGTGGTTAGGAGTACTCATGTGGCTGAGGCCAAAAACAAAATAGAGGAGGTTTTAGGCAGGGTGCGCGAGGTGCTGGATATAACTATAGAGGAGAATATAGGCCGTGGCGACATCAGGAGGTTTGTCGATCTTTTTAATTCTGAGCGCTTCTGGGAAGCCCACGCGGAGATAGAGCCCCTCTGGCGCAAAAATGGAGACGTAGCCCTCCAGGCGCTGATTTTAATTTGTGCCGCCTTCATCAAGATCCAGGAGGGGTTACCCGACAAGTTCGTCCGTCTGGCCGAGGAGGCGCGTAGACTCCTTGAGGAGGCCCCTCCCAGAGTGGGGTGTATCGACCTGAACAGACTTAGGGAGGATCTCGCTACCTCTATAATGTCAAAACGGCCCTTTAAGATAGCTTGCCTTTAG
- a CDS encoding phosphoadenosine phosphosulfate reductase family protein codes for MRLYWCDDFNVPVLDPHDVVDKCSRISAVYITEPGDVRPALGADIAITRQAVENELGNKSLALELIPEGELVLLNKIPGYADQADEVIVRGRIVGHRFYDVLEGMWRFRPLYEGVSKMISERRGWWALVDMEDLPIGYDVHEDKIIEGSLPERRYTHVAVSTKDGKIHGVAKLFRGRRLHIVKSWRARPGLPPGRPSDLSLFAEINRRHIERKAHEAVEFLKKVFDQYKLPIVVSYSGGKDSLVALDLTAKTGRPFAILFNDTGLEAPETYENVKEVSERYGAELIVASAGDRFWRAIGEFGPPARDYRWCCKVIKMAPITKALLERFPQGVISVVGQRAAESFQRAKLKRVSSSRWVAKTIVVAPLQEWRALEVWGYIALNKLPYNKAYERGFDRLGCLVCPANEMGELELVRISYPGIYERMEEEVLKYYGDETYLRYGLWRWKKGVPGDLQRFVKIRVRPKYPVEVRRSGEVVELSGVKPDMETATQLLKMLGEVQINGNVIKAGGVAIEMVAGSIRAVGEKALDAAALIVRASICGHCDLCISWCPTKALRRGEDGRFVVDGDRCIRCLLCSRACPSAQYLVYRTE; via the coding sequence GTGCGTCTCTATTGGTGCGACGACTTTAATGTGCCGGTGCTGGACCCCCACGACGTAGTTGATAAATGTAGCAGAATATCGGCTGTATACATAACAGAGCCGGGCGACGTGAGGCCTGCTTTAGGTGCCGACATAGCCATAACTAGACAGGCCGTGGAGAACGAGCTGGGCAATAAATCCCTGGCGCTAGAGCTGATACCCGAAGGGGAATTGGTGTTGCTCAACAAGATACCGGGCTACGCCGATCAGGCTGATGAGGTGATCGTCAGGGGGCGTATCGTCGGCCATAGGTTCTACGACGTGTTAGAGGGGATGTGGAGGTTCAGACCTTTATACGAGGGCGTGTCTAAAATGATTAGCGAGAGGAGGGGGTGGTGGGCCCTTGTGGACATGGAGGACCTCCCTATCGGCTATGACGTACATGAGGACAAAATAATAGAGGGATCTCTGCCCGAGAGGCGATATACGCATGTCGCGGTCTCCACGAAAGATGGGAAGATCCACGGCGTGGCTAAACTCTTTCGGGGGAGGCGGCTCCATATAGTTAAGTCGTGGAGGGCCAGGCCGGGCTTGCCGCCGGGGAGGCCCAGCGATTTGAGCCTATTCGCCGAAATAAATAGGAGACATATTGAGAGGAAGGCCCACGAGGCTGTTGAGTTCCTCAAAAAGGTCTTCGACCAGTACAAACTCCCAATCGTCGTCTCTTATTCCGGCGGTAAGGATAGCCTCGTGGCACTCGACCTAACGGCCAAGACTGGACGTCCCTTCGCCATACTCTTCAACGACACCGGGCTGGAGGCGCCTGAGACCTACGAAAACGTGAAGGAGGTCTCGGAGAGATATGGGGCCGAGCTGATCGTCGCATCGGCCGGCGATAGGTTTTGGAGAGCCATAGGCGAGTTTGGCCCCCCGGCGCGGGATTACCGTTGGTGTTGTAAGGTGATAAAGATGGCGCCTATAACCAAAGCGCTACTCGAGCGTTTTCCTCAAGGCGTCATATCCGTAGTGGGCCAGAGGGCCGCCGAGTCCTTCCAGAGGGCTAAGCTCAAACGGGTGTCTTCAAGCAGGTGGGTGGCGAAAACCATCGTGGTGGCGCCCCTACAGGAATGGAGAGCGCTAGAGGTATGGGGCTATATAGCGCTCAATAAATTGCCGTACAATAAGGCATATGAGAGGGGCTTCGACAGGCTGGGTTGTTTGGTCTGCCCTGCAAATGAGATGGGCGAGCTGGAATTGGTGCGTATCAGCTATCCGGGGATCTACGAGAGGATGGAAGAGGAGGTTTTGAAGTACTATGGAGACGAGACCTATCTGAGGTATGGACTTTGGAGGTGGAAGAAGGGCGTGCCTGGAGATCTCCAGCGGTTTGTCAAAATTAGAGTTAGGCCGAAATATCCTGTGGAGGTGAGGAGAAGCGGCGAGGTCGTCGAGCTGTCGGGCGTTAAGCCGGATATGGAGACGGCGACGCAATTACTTAAGATGTTGGGCGAGGTGCAGATTAACGGCAACGTCATTAAAGCTGGCGGCGTCGCCATAGAGATGGTCGCCGGCTCCATTAGGGCTGTAGGCGAGAAGGCCCTAGACGCCGCGGCGTTAATTGTGAGGGCCTCTATATGTGGCCATTGCGACTTATGTATAAGTTGGTGCCCCACAAAGGCCTTGAGGAGAGGAGAAGACGGACGTTTCGTTGTAGATGGGGATAGGTGTATTAGATGTCTGTTATGTTCTCGCGCATGTCCGTCGGCTCAATATCTAGTGTATAGGACCGAGTAA
- a CDS encoding DUF354 domain-containing protein codes for MKVLFDALTPKQARIASILKKSGLNLVITCREYYHVKDMLDHYGVEYTCIGRYGETVEEKLTEGLRRQMALVDIIKGLDGVLSFPSPDAVRVAFGLGKKSIVLNDTPHAYHANSLTIPLSEYLIAPAAIPVEAWRPYCPKRVEVFDGLFEYMWTSRHKPNRDVITRLGLEPGRYVVFRPEEAKAAYYKWNYVELRRKLMETVRELGYVVVNVPRYDDQIVEGAVNLTKAVDHLDLAYYAAAVITGGLTMATEAALLGTPALSYFPEELYVDTYLISKGAPLRRCRDFESCLKELKRALDEGRTPPLRLEDPTGLILEIAEKAF; via the coding sequence ATGAAGGTCCTATTTGATGCTTTAACTCCAAAACAAGCTAGAATTGCATCTATATTGAAGAAATCAGGATTAAATCTAGTTATAACTTGTAGGGAATATTATCATGTAAAAGATATGTTGGACCATTACGGCGTAGAATATACATGTATAGGGAGATATGGCGAGACTGTAGAGGAGAAGCTGACGGAGGGGCTACGTAGGCAGATGGCTTTAGTGGATATAATCAAGGGCCTTGACGGCGTTTTGTCCTTCCCCAGCCCCGACGCCGTGAGGGTAGCCTTCGGCTTGGGCAAGAAGTCTATAGTCCTAAACGACACGCCCCACGCATATCATGCCAACAGCCTGACCATACCCCTCTCCGAATACCTAATAGCCCCTGCCGCAATCCCCGTAGAAGCTTGGAGGCCCTACTGCCCCAAACGCGTGGAGGTCTTCGACGGGCTTTTCGAATATATGTGGACGTCGAGGCATAAGCCCAATCGAGATGTAATTACGCGGCTGGGCTTAGAGCCAGGCCGTTACGTGGTCTTTAGGCCCGAGGAGGCAAAGGCCGCGTACTATAAGTGGAACTATGTTGAGCTGAGGAGGAAATTGATGGAGACAGTCAGGGAATTGGGCTATGTAGTGGTCAACGTGCCTAGGTACGACGACCAGATCGTAGAAGGGGCTGTAAATTTGACTAAAGCTGTCGACCATCTAGACCTTGCCTACTACGCGGCTGCAGTAATAACGGGCGGTCTTACCATGGCCACAGAGGCCGCGCTCTTGGGCACTCCAGCCTTATCCTACTTCCCCGAAGAGCTATACGTCGATACGTACCTAATAAGTAAGGGCGCCCCCCTACGTCGTTGTCGCGATTTTGAGAGTTGCCTTAAGGAGTTGAAAAGAGCCCTCGACGAGGGAAGGACCCCGCCTCTACGGCTCGAAGACCCCACGGGCTTAATATTGGAAATAGCCGAAAAGGCGTTTTAG
- a CDS encoding L-threonylcarbamoyladenylate synthase yields the protein MKILKVDPLRPRAEDIAEAASVIRSGGLVAFPTETVYGLGADAFNAEATAKIFKAKGRPADNPLIVHVSSLDQALEIGEFPEDVARIAKRVWPGPITFVVKKRVDLPASVTAGLPTVALRCPAHPVALKLIELAGTPIAAPSANRAGRPSPTEAWHVVEDLGDSVDVVLDAGRTFFGVESTIIDATKRPPVLLRPGPFSVEELKSIFGDVVVPDFAKGLREADVALAPGMKYRHYAPDTPLILAEFDLAYAVKIAKSRGLKVAVLCMAGKCAEGDVVFELGSDLYEVAKNLYDSLRRVDKVGVDVAIAPTIEEAGIGLAIMNRLRKASGFKIAKSPEDMSRLL from the coding sequence GTGAAGATATTAAAGGTAGACCCGCTACGCCCGCGAGCAGAGGACATAGCCGAGGCCGCTTCTGTCATCAGATCGGGCGGCCTTGTGGCGTTTCCCACCGAGACCGTCTACGGCCTCGGCGCAGACGCATTTAATGCAGAAGCCACAGCGAAGATCTTCAAGGCTAAAGGCCGTCCTGCGGACAACCCGCTTATAGTACACGTCTCGTCTTTAGACCAAGCCCTCGAGATAGGCGAGTTTCCAGAAGACGTGGCCAGAATAGCCAAGAGGGTCTGGCCGGGCCCCATAACTTTTGTCGTGAAGAAGAGGGTAGACCTCCCGGCTTCTGTGACCGCTGGCCTCCCCACAGTCGCGTTGAGGTGCCCTGCACATCCAGTCGCGTTGAAACTAATAGAGCTGGCGGGCACCCCCATAGCGGCCCCCAGCGCCAATAGGGCCGGCCGGCCCAGCCCCACAGAGGCGTGGCACGTAGTTGAGGACTTGGGGGATTCCGTCGACGTGGTCCTAGACGCCGGGAGGACGTTCTTCGGCGTGGAGTCCACCATTATCGACGCGACGAAGAGGCCGCCGGTCCTATTGAGGCCGGGCCCCTTCAGCGTCGAGGAGCTCAAGTCTATATTCGGCGACGTCGTCGTGCCGGATTTCGCCAAAGGCCTTCGCGAGGCAGACGTGGCGTTGGCGCCCGGGATGAAATATAGACACTATGCGCCCGATACGCCGTTAATTCTTGCTGAGTTCGATCTGGCCTATGCTGTGAAGATCGCCAAGAGCAGAGGGCTCAAAGTGGCCGTGTTGTGTATGGCCGGCAAGTGCGCCGAAGGCGATGTGGTGTTCGAGCTGGGCTCCGACCTATATGAAGTGGCTAAAAACCTATACGACTCGCTTAGGAGGGTGGACAAGGTCGGCGTCGACGTGGCTATAGCGCCGACTATAGAGGAGGCGGGAATAGGCCTGGCCATTATGAATAGGCTCAGAAAGGCCTCTGGATTTAAGATCGCCAAGTCGCCAGAAGATATGTCGAGATTGTTATGA
- a CDS encoding NAD(P)-dependent oxidoreductase, translating into MEVTVIGTGRMGSAFVKRAAQLGYKVYAWNRTRERLAGLPATPISKPSEARGFTAIFVADDEALLSLIDEVKGDVVALMGTYSLNGANTARRVLASRGIPTLSAPIVGGPGNVERGDAIYIIGGEREVYEKYSDFFAKVGKVFYIGDFEKAVVLKLAYNSLLIGTVAVLGEASSLAVAYGISPSQFKELLSQTVFKEIGSVYIDRMYSGEQGTFALRHAGKDVRYATAAAAGRSGSIVLSAVRSLYELLEAWGLGDAYYIKAGVLEAKRQ; encoded by the coding sequence ATGGAGGTTACGGTAATAGGGACCGGCAGGATGGGGTCGGCCTTCGTCAAGAGGGCCGCCCAGCTGGGGTATAAAGTCTATGCGTGGAATAGGACCCGCGAGAGGCTGGCGGGCCTCCCGGCGACGCCTATATCCAAGCCTTCAGAGGCCCGCGGCTTCACTGCGATCTTCGTGGCTGACGACGAGGCCCTTTTGTCTCTAATCGACGAGGTTAAAGGCGACGTGGTAGCCCTAATGGGGACTTATTCCCTAAACGGCGCCAACACGGCCCGTAGGGTTCTGGCGTCTAGGGGAATTCCGACTTTAAGCGCGCCGATTGTAGGCGGGCCTGGCAATGTCGAGAGGGGAGACGCTATCTATATAATTGGGGGCGAGCGCGAAGTCTACGAGAAGTATTCCGACTTCTTCGCGAAGGTGGGAAAGGTCTTCTATATCGGCGACTTCGAAAAGGCGGTAGTGTTGAAGCTGGCCTACAACTCATTGCTCATAGGCACCGTGGCGGTGTTGGGCGAGGCGTCCTCGCTGGCCGTAGCCTACGGCATATCGCCCAGCCAATTCAAAGAACTTTTGTCGCAAACTGTATTCAAAGAGATAGGGTCTGTATATATCGACAGGATGTATTCGGGCGAACAGGGCACCTTCGCGTTGAGACACGCCGGGAAAGACGTGAGGTATGCCACAGCGGCCGCCGCGGGGAGGTCGGGCTCTATTGTCCTCTCGGCCGTCCGGTCGCTCTACGAGTTGTTGGAGGCTTGGGGACTCGGCGATGCCTACTACATAAAGGCCGGCGTGCTTGAGGCCAAGAGACAGTAA